The window AATTGATCAGACCGGGCACGGTGATTAAGTCTGAGATCCCTTTGGTGGCTTGAAGCAAAACCTCGTCTGCAAACCTGAAAGCCTCTAAAAGCGTGGTCTCCTTCTGCACCACAGAGAGAAGTTTCTGATTCGGTATAATAATCAAGGTGTCAACCCTCTGCTTCAGCTCCTCAATCCCCTGCAGGGCTTTTGCCATTCTTTTCTTTCCCTCGAAATCAAACGGCTTGGTTACCACTGCAATGGTCAAAGCACCTAATTCTTTAGCGATCTCCGCAATTATGGGTGCTGCACCAGTACCGGTTCCTCCACCCATCCCTGCGGTGATGAAGACCATATCCGTACCAGCTAATGCCTCTGCTACCAGCTCCCTGTCCTCTTCAATTGCCCTCCTGCCGATCTCCGGATTGGAGCCTGCTCCCAGACCTTTGGTCAGCTTGGCTCCGATTTGGATTTTCTGGACCGAGCGGGAGTTATCCAGAGCCTGGGCATCTGTGTTGACCGAGATAAACTCCACCCCGGATAATGATGCATCTATCATCCGGTTAATTGCGTTACCGCCCGCACCTCCCACGCCCACCACTTTCATCCGCGCATATTCCTGAGCCCCTATGTCTAACTCGAAGAACATAACTGACCTCCTGTCTTAAGAGATTTTATATTTCTTTATCATTCCTGCCAAAGTGAACGAGCCTGGCCGGGCAAGGTGCCCGACCTACGAAGACCGTGAACTTATATTTCATCAATTCTCGTAGGCGGGACCAGCCCCGCACACATGAGCTTTTCAAAGATCTCTTTATAAATATTCTCCAAAAAAGTTTTTTACCCTCTGAGCGACCCGGTTGAAAAGCCTTCCATTAGCTCCCTTTCTGAATTTCCCCTGGTAATTTCTTAGCCCGTAAAGAACCAACCCGATTCCTGTGGTATTCACCGGATTAACCGCTATGTCTAAAAGACCGCTCACCCCTTTAACTTCGCCCTTTTTTACCGGCATATCAAAAACCTGCTCAGCTAAATCCTCTGTCCCTTCTAAAAGAGAGCCTCCACCAGTCAGCACAACCCCGGTTGCCAAAATATCTGAGAAACTTGTCTTCTTCAGCTCTCTCAAAGCCAGACTGAAAATCTCCTCCATCCGTGGCTCGATTATAGCGGCTAATATGCTTCGGGAAACTTCCCTTGGCTCTCTTGCACCCACTCCAGGAACTTTTATCATCTCCTCAGGATCAGCCAAGGAAGCCAAGGCACAGCCGTAATTTTTTTTCAGTTCTTCAGCCTGCTCGACTGGAGTTCTCAAACCTATGGCTAAATCGTTAGTCACGTTCCTCCCGCCTAAGCTTATGACTGCAGTGTGCCTTATGCAACCATCGTAGAAAATTGCCAGATTAGTAGTTCCTCCACCTATATCAATCAGGACAACTCCCGACTCTATCTCCTCTGGCGTAAGTAGAGCCTGGCTTTCTGCCAGGGGTTCTAAGACTAAATCTAAAAGCTCATACCCTGCCCGTTTCACACTGCGGTGGATATTTTGGGTCGAGGTGACTGAGCCGGTGACTATGTGAACCTCTACTTCCAATCTCGTTCCTCCCATTCCTCTGGGGTCTTTAATACCGGACTGGTCATCCACGGTGAACTCCTGGGGAAGCACATGAATTATCTCCCGGTCCATCGGGATAGCAACAGTTTTGGCAGCCTCAATTGCTCTTTCAATTTCAGACTGGGTGATCTCATGGTCCTGACGGGTTACAGCTATAACCCCGCGGCTGTTGATGCTGCGGATATGGTCGCCGGCTATGCCAGCATAAATCGATTCAGCTTTCACCCCTGCCATAAGCTCCGCGTCCTGGACCGCTTTGATTATCGAGTTAACAGTCTGCTCCAAATTCACCACCACCCCCCGCTTCAATCCTTCTGCCGGGGCTGTTCCTAACCCGATGATCTTCACCTTTCCTTCTTCGTCTACTTCCCCGATCACTGCGCCTATCTTGGTCGTGCCTATATCTAAACCTACAACCACGTTATCTTTTCCCATAGCTTATCTCCCCTGCAAGCTTTTATACCGCCTGAACGGCAGTATAAAGGCTTCTTTTTAGAGGCTTTTCCTTGCTTCTTTAAAAATTACCTGGTCCTTGAATCTGAAATCAAGGCATGAGCATTCCTCAACTACTAATGCTTTTTCTAACCAGACGAATCTTTCGATTTTTTTTTGAAAATCTCCTGTCCCGAAAAAGATCCTGGCGCCGCTTTTCACTAGAATGACTACTAAATTATCCTTATCCTCTAAATCTATCTCTGAAATTTGATCCAGAAACTCGGGTAGTTTTTCCCTTACTGCTTTATAAAAGGCTAAGGCTTCCTCGATTTTTGGCTCCTCTGCTCTGCTGTAAGGTTTAAAGCTTCTGGATTTTATCCCGTTAACAATTGGCAAATCATAGGCTTCCCCTTCTCTTAATGGGATGATCTCCCCCTCCAATGATAGGCCGCACAGCTGGGGCGAAAGGTTTAAGATTAAATCAGGTTTTTTCTCCTCTATCCTTATGGCGATTTTATCTGGAAGGATCCTGTAAGTCTCAACGGATTTCACCCTCTGATCTTTTTCTATCTTCCTTTCGATATCCCCTAAGTCGATTTTGAAAATGTTCTGCTTCAATCTCAAATTCGCCAACTTGAGCACCTCATCCTGGCTTAAACCTTCGTTTCCAGTTATGTCCAGGTTTTTCAGACCGAAAAGAGTTGACTCGGTGAAAAAAAGCTCAACCCCTCTCAGCCAGAGAAAGAGCAGCACCAGAACTCCTGCGATTGCTGCTTTTTTCACCTCTCCCCCTCTTTTAAGGATAAGAGCAGATTCTCACCCACCTTGAATATGTCTCCTGCCCCTAAGGTTATCACCATATCCCCTGATTTTAAGATTTTTTTAAGGAAGGGGATTGTCTTCTCTTTCTCCGGTATATAGAAAACCTCCTTATGCCCGTATTCTCTCGCCTGTGAAGCAACAAGCTCACCGGTTATCCCTGGGATAGGCTCTTCCCTGGCTGGATAGACATCTGTTACGATCAATATGTCCGAGTCGAAAAAAGATTTGCCAAACTCTTTATAGAAATCCCTGGTGCGGGAATAAAGATGAGGCTGGAAGACAGCTATGGTCCTTCTTGACCATCCATCCCTTGCAGCTTTCAATGTAGCTCTTATCTCTGTGGGATGGTGTGCATAGTCATCTACAACCATCACCCCGTTTATAATCCCTTTGATTTCGAATCTCCTGCTAACTCCTTTGAATTCTGATAGGGCTTTTTTCATCTTGTCAAAGGGTATCTCAAGTTCCAATGCCACACAGATTGCAGCTAAAGAGTTTTTGACATTATGGATTCCGGGAACAAACAGGGAGACTTCTCCTAAATCTTTGTCCTTATGCCTTACCTTGAAACGGCTGCCATTTTCTTTGAGCATGAATGAATGAGCTACCAGGTCAGCCTGGGGAACCAGCCCGTAAGTGATTATAGGCCTTTCTATCCTGGGCATTATCTCCTGAATGGTCGCCTCATCCAGGCACAAAATCACGCTTCCATAAAAGGGAACTTTATTGACGAATTCTGTGAAAACCGATTTTATCTCCTCTAAATCCTTGTAATAATCCAGATGCTCAGCTTCTAAGGTAGTGACCACAGCAATCGTAGGTGTAAGGCGCAAAAACGAGCGATCGAACTCGTCTGCCTCAGCTACCAGGTATTCACCCTGACCTAATTTGGCATTGCTCCCTAAGTTTGTGACCCTCCCACCCACGATAATGGTCGGGTCTAATCCAGCTTCTGTTAAAATCTGGCCTATCATCGAGGTGGTAGTTGTCTTTCCGTGAGTCCCTGCTACACCGATGCCGAATTTCATCCGCATCAGCTCGCCCAACATCTCCGATCTTCTTATCACCGGGATTTTGTTCTCCTTGGCTAAAACTACTTCTGGATTCGTATCTTTGACTGCTGAGGAGATGACCACAACATCCGCTCCTGCGACATTCTCCCTCTTATGCTCCAGGAAGATCTTAATGCCTAATTTTCTCAACCTTTCAGTTGATTCAGAGCTTCTTATGTCTGACCCGGAAATTGAATATCCTAAATTCCAGAGGATCTCGGCAATGCCGCACATCCCGGTCCCGCCTATCCCCACAAAATGAAGCTTTTTTACCTTTTTGAATTGCATCATCATATTTCACTTCTTCTTAGTTCCTCGTTGGGTCTCCTGACCAACGAGGCTCCGTTGGTGAGAACACCAACGGAGAGCACTTTCATCAGTCATTGCGAGGAGTCCGCACGGACGACGAAGCAATCTGAACTAAGTAAACGGATTGCTTCGCCCTTTCGGGAACTCGCAACGACGTTTGTTATTTCTTATTATCTTCCTTTTTCAGTCTTCCATTTTCCTTTACTTAGCCCGCGTAGGGGCGGA is drawn from Candidatus Zixiibacteriota bacterium and contains these coding sequences:
- the murC gene encoding UDP-N-acetylmuramate--L-alanine ligase yields the protein MQFKKVKKLHFVGIGGTGMCGIAEILWNLGYSISGSDIRSSESTERLRKLGIKIFLEHKRENVAGADVVVISSAVKDTNPEVVLAKENKIPVIRRSEMLGELMRMKFGIGVAGTHGKTTTTSMIGQILTEAGLDPTIIVGGRVTNLGSNAKLGQGEYLVAEADEFDRSFLRLTPTIAVVTTLEAEHLDYYKDLEEIKSVFTEFVNKVPFYGSVILCLDEATIQEIMPRIERPIITYGLVPQADLVAHSFMLKENGSRFKVRHKDKDLGEVSLFVPGIHNVKNSLAAICVALELEIPFDKMKKALSEFKGVSRRFEIKGIINGVMVVDDYAHHPTEIRATLKAARDGWSRRTIAVFQPHLYSRTRDFYKEFGKSFFDSDILIVTDVYPAREEPIPGITGELVASQAREYGHKEVFYIPEKEKTIPFLKKILKSGDMVITLGAGDIFKVGENLLLSLKEGER
- the ftsZ gene encoding cell division protein FtsZ, with the translated sequence MFFELDIGAQEYARMKVVGVGGAGGNAINRMIDASLSGVEFISVNTDAQALDNSRSVQKIQIGAKLTKGLGAGSNPEIGRRAIEEDRELVAEALAGTDMVFITAGMGGGTGTGAAPIIAEIAKELGALTIAVVTKPFDFEGKKRMAKALQGIEELKQRVDTLIIIPNQKLLSVVQKETTLLEAFRFADEVLLQATKGISDLITVPGLINLDFADVKTIMSEMGDALMGTGYASGENRAKEAAQKAIASPLLENVSISGAKGVLVNVTGGPQMTLFEVNEASSVVVEAAGAEANIIWGAVIDEFLRDEIRVTVIATGFGSSALKKEPESEHDLFSSRKLVFEKPRPLKKESTTQQILVPKNRDAAFSQDDLEIPAYLRKQEGR
- the ftsA gene encoding cell division protein FtsA, whose product is MGKDNVVVGLDIGTTKIGAVIGEVDEEGKVKIIGLGTAPAEGLKRGVVVNLEQTVNSIIKAVQDAELMAGVKAESIYAGIAGDHIRSINSRGVIAVTRQDHEITQSEIERAIEAAKTVAIPMDREIIHVLPQEFTVDDQSGIKDPRGMGGTRLEVEVHIVTGSVTSTQNIHRSVKRAGYELLDLVLEPLAESQALLTPEEIESGVVLIDIGGGTTNLAIFYDGCIRHTAVISLGGRNVTNDLAIGLRTPVEQAEELKKNYGCALASLADPEEMIKVPGVGAREPREVSRSILAAIIEPRMEEIFSLALRELKKTSFSDILATGVVLTGGGSLLEGTEDLAEQVFDMPVKKGEVKGVSGLLDIAVNPVNTTGIGLVLYGLRNYQGKFRKGANGRLFNRVAQRVKNFFGEYL
- a CDS encoding FtsQ-type POTRA domain-containing protein gives rise to the protein MKKAAIAGVLVLLFLWLRGVELFFTESTLFGLKNLDITGNEGLSQDEVLKLANLRLKQNIFKIDLGDIERKIEKDQRVKSVETYRILPDKIAIRIEEKKPDLILNLSPQLCGLSLEGEIIPLREGEAYDLPIVNGIKSRSFKPYSRAEEPKIEEALAFYKAVREKLPEFLDQISEIDLEDKDNLVVILVKSGARIFFGTGDFQKKIERFVWLEKALVVEECSCLDFRFKDQVIFKEARKSL